In the genome of Streptomyces racemochromogenes, one region contains:
- a CDS encoding YigZ family protein: MKADQYVTVAREGTHEAEINRSRFLCSIAPAATEREAQEFIARVRKEHPTATHNCYAYVIGADASVQKASDDGEPGGTAGVPMLQMLTRRDVRYAVAVVTRYYGGVKLGAGGLIRAYGGVVGEALDALGTITRHRYRLATVTVDHQRAGKTQNDLRATGRAVLDVRYGEAVSIEIGLPEADVEAFKAWLADATAGTAGFELGGEAYGDG; this comes from the coding sequence GTGAAGGCAGACCAGTACGTGACCGTGGCCCGCGAGGGGACGCACGAGGCGGAGATCAACCGCTCCCGGTTCCTGTGCTCGATCGCGCCCGCCGCGACCGAGCGGGAGGCGCAGGAGTTCATCGCCCGCGTCCGCAAGGAGCACCCCACCGCCACGCACAACTGCTACGCCTACGTGATCGGCGCCGACGCCTCCGTCCAGAAGGCCAGCGACGACGGCGAGCCCGGCGGCACCGCCGGGGTGCCCATGCTGCAGATGCTGACCCGGCGCGACGTCCGCTACGCGGTCGCCGTCGTCACCCGCTACTACGGCGGCGTCAAGCTCGGGGCCGGCGGGCTCATCCGGGCCTACGGCGGCGTCGTCGGCGAGGCGCTCGACGCCCTCGGGACCATCACCCGCCACCGCTACCGGCTGGCCACCGTCACCGTCGACCACCAGCGGGCGGGCAAGACCCAGAACGACCTGCGCGCCACCGGCCGCGCCGTACTGGACGTCCGCTACGGGGAGGCCGTCTCCATCGAGATCGGCCTCCCCGAGGCGGACGTCGAGGCCTTCAAGGCCTGGCTCGCGGACGCCACCGCCGGCACCGCGGGCTTCGAACTCGGCGGCGAGGCCTACGGCGACGGCTGA
- a CDS encoding vanadium-dependent haloperoxidase codes for MPLSGPPRLRPALLAAGSAALLALSTAVPSAAAPPAPGPAAGSVVLDWYDATARTVAAAAAPAQITNSRTWAIGWIAAARAAREAPGGPGRGRFQDAAVASAVHDALVALAPSRRADLDAALAATLGGIPDGPAEDRGVAAGARQAAAVLAERAGDGLDPASSNAPFSVPPAAPGVWQPTPDGYAPAAQYGNRLGRPFLLERADQFRPGPPPALDSRRYRADLAEVRAYGSADSTVRTPRQTETATFWYGGSLTLFTEPLRVAVARSHGSSADRASLVALFHAASVDTQIATSDGKYTYVRWRPVTAIRTGAVDPDPAWRPLHQTPAHPDYPSGHATYAGAAQTVLDALVGPATAPFEISSPTAPGVRRTYTAWSGLTRDNVDARVWSGIHTRTADEAGVRLGEAVARHALRNADRLLGGRGVQPSP; via the coding sequence ATGCCGCTCTCCGGACCTCCGCGTCTTCGTCCCGCGCTGCTCGCCGCCGGCTCCGCCGCGCTGCTCGCGCTCAGCACCGCCGTGCCCTCGGCCGCGGCGCCCCCGGCTCCCGGCCCGGCCGCCGGCTCGGTGGTGCTCGACTGGTACGACGCCACCGCGCGGACGGTGGCCGCCGCGGCCGCCCCGGCCCAGATCACCAACAGCCGCACCTGGGCGATCGGCTGGATCGCCGCCGCCCGTGCCGCCCGCGAGGCCCCCGGGGGTCCGGGCCGGGGCCGCTTCCAGGACGCGGCCGTCGCCTCCGCCGTGCACGACGCTCTGGTCGCGCTCGCCCCGTCCCGCAGGGCCGACCTCGACGCGGCCCTGGCCGCCACCCTCGGCGGGATCCCGGACGGGCCCGCCGAGGACCGGGGGGTGGCCGCGGGGGCCCGGCAGGCCGCCGCGGTGCTCGCGGAGCGTGCCGGGGACGGCCTCGACCCGGCCTCGTCCAACGCGCCGTTCAGCGTGCCGCCGGCCGCTCCCGGTGTGTGGCAGCCCACCCCGGACGGCTACGCGCCGGCCGCGCAGTACGGCAACCGCCTCGGCCGGCCCTTCCTGCTGGAGCGGGCCGACCAGTTCCGGCCGGGGCCGCCGCCCGCGCTGGACTCCCGGCGCTACCGGGCCGACCTGGCGGAGGTGCGGGCGTACGGCTCGGCCGACAGCACGGTGCGCACGCCGCGCCAGACCGAGACGGCCACCTTCTGGTACGGCGGTTCGCTGACCCTGTTCACGGAGCCGCTGCGGGTGGCCGTGGCCCGTTCGCACGGCTCGTCCGCCGACCGGGCGTCGCTGGTCGCGCTCTTCCACGCGGCTTCGGTCGACACCCAGATCGCGACCTCCGACGGGAAGTACACGTACGTGCGCTGGCGGCCGGTGACGGCGATCCGGACGGGGGCGGTCGACCCCGACCCGGCCTGGCGGCCCCTGCACCAGACGCCGGCCCATCCGGACTACCCCAGCGGCCACGCCACGTACGCCGGCGCGGCGCAGACCGTGCTGGACGCGCTGGTGGGGCCGGCGACGGCGCCCTTCGAGATCAGCAGCCCGACCGCGCCCGGGGTGCGCCGCACGTACACGGCGTGGAGCGGGCTCACCCGGGACAACGTGGACGCCCGGGTGTGGTCGGGGATCCACACCCGTACCGCCGACGAGGCGGGCGTGCGGCTGGGCGAGGCGGTCGCCCGCCACGCCCTGCGCAACGCCGACCGGCTGCTGGGCGGGCGCGGGGTTCAGCCGTCGCCGTAG
- a CDS encoding exonuclease SbcCD subunit D — translation MKFLHTSDWHLGRSFHRVNMLGAQAAFVDHLVEAVREHEVDAVLVAGDVYDRAVPPLPAVELYDRALHRLADLGVPTVMISGNHDSARRLGVGAGLIGRAGIHLRTDPAGCADPVVLADVHGDVAFYGLPYLEPALVKDTFAAEKVSHEAVLGAAMDRIRADLAGRAPGTRSVVLAHAFVTGGQASDSERDIAVGGVEAVPASVFDGVDYAALGHLHGCQTINERVRYSGSPLAYSFSEAAHRKTMWLIDLGPAGEITAERIDTPVPRPLARLRGRLEDLLEDPAHTAYEDAWIEATLTDPARPEDPMARLAGRFPHTLSLAFDPEGREEDGTASYAQRLKGRSDQEIAEDFVAHVRGGGSADEAERAVLRGAFEAVRAEDVRQEAGR, via the coding sequence GTGAAGTTCCTGCACACCTCCGACTGGCACCTCGGCCGGTCCTTCCACCGCGTGAACATGCTCGGAGCCCAGGCCGCCTTCGTCGACCACCTCGTCGAAGCCGTCCGGGAGCACGAGGTCGACGCCGTCCTCGTCGCCGGCGACGTCTACGACCGGGCCGTGCCCCCGCTGCCCGCCGTCGAGCTCTACGACCGGGCCCTGCACCGGCTCGCCGACCTCGGCGTCCCGACGGTGATGATCTCCGGGAACCACGACTCGGCCCGCCGCCTCGGTGTCGGCGCCGGGCTGATCGGCCGGGCCGGGATCCACCTCAGGACCGACCCCGCCGGCTGCGCCGACCCCGTCGTGCTGGCCGACGTACACGGTGACGTGGCCTTCTACGGGCTGCCCTACCTCGAACCGGCACTGGTCAAGGACACCTTCGCCGCCGAGAAGGTCAGCCACGAGGCCGTGCTCGGCGCCGCCATGGACCGGATCCGGGCCGACCTGGCCGGCCGCGCCCCCGGCACCCGCTCCGTGGTCCTCGCCCACGCCTTCGTCACCGGCGGGCAGGCCAGCGACAGCGAACGCGACATCGCCGTCGGCGGCGTCGAGGCCGTACCCGCCTCCGTCTTCGACGGCGTCGACTACGCCGCCCTCGGCCACCTCCACGGCTGCCAGACGATCAACGAACGGGTCCGCTACTCCGGTTCCCCGCTCGCCTACTCCTTCTCCGAGGCGGCCCACCGCAAGACCATGTGGCTGATCGACCTCGGCCCGGCCGGGGAGATCACCGCCGAGCGGATCGACACCCCCGTGCCCCGCCCCCTCGCCCGGCTGCGCGGACGGCTGGAGGACCTCCTGGAGGACCCCGCGCACACCGCGTACGAGGACGCCTGGATCGAGGCCACCCTCACCGACCCCGCCCGCCCCGAGGACCCCATGGCCCGCCTCGCCGGCCGCTTCCCGCACACCCTCAGCCTCGCCTTCGACCCCGAAGGCCGCGAGGAGGACGGCACGGCCTCCTACGCCCAGCGCCTCAAGGGCCGCAGCGACCAGGAGATCGCCGAGGACTTCGTCGCCCACGTACGCGGCGGCGGCAGCGCCGACGAGGCCGAGCGGGCCGTGCTGCGCGGCGCCTTCGAGGCCGTACGGGCCGAGGACGTCCGCCAGGAGGCCGGCCGATGA
- a CDS encoding AAA family ATPase, producing the protein MRLHRLHITAFGPFAEPQTIDFDALSGAGIFLLHGPTGAGKTSVLDAVCYALYGSVPGSRQAPGTTLRSDHAAPDTPTEVTLELTAGGRRLEITRRPEQDRPKKRGTGTTKDKAQSWLREHTGDGWTALSRSHQEIGEEVEQLLGMSREQFCQVVLLPQGEFAQFLRAGAEARGRLLGRLFDTRRFAAVETLLAERRRAAEAKVRAGDEKVLAAAQRLAQAAGHCADLRAWPLPGHQPGDPGLAEAVRAWAAVARCSARERLTVAEYALAAVEGRHAAARRDAEEARELARLQHRHAETARRAELLAQAAPERERVRALLDRARRGALVAPALELRGAAAAAHLTAAHAETLARAELPPALAGAGTEQLAAVEQRLREDLGAAGAAQRAEQRSAEIGRERATLERESRDADERHQESAEWLARWEATRAALQEQVDCAQQALTLAEQLAGRLEPARMQLTAARRRDTLAADAEAAAGELLRAREESSAARESWLELKEARLRGIAAELAAALTPGEPCTVCGSAEHPAPARPAPGHVDRAAEDAAHARFEQAEERRAAVERRLAAVREAEAEAASAAGDATTAELLDLTAELSARHAAAHADAAALHTARERLARAEREHQARSSERLDAERRAAARASRREALDEEQASLEAELVLVRADSPSVAARARTLEDRIRMVTTAAAALRRAETTAARLKEADDQLAAAAYKAGFDTTEQAADAVLPEYERTALQHRLDAWQAEEAMLADRHAERDTTAAAALPPADPAAAAAAEERAAARLRSAASAVDAARVRCAELDRLSRQAEQELRALGPLREAYERVARLAGLTAGTSADNERKMRLEAYVLAARLEQVAAAATVRLLRMSGGRYTLVHSDARSGGRGRSGLGLHVLDAWTGSERDTATLSGGETFFASLALALGLADVVTDEAGGMRLDTLFIDEGFGSLDDQALDEVLDVLDSLRERDRSVGIVSHVGDLRTRVQAQLEIVKQRGGSVVRHRTAGITD; encoded by the coding sequence ATGAGGCTGCACCGGCTCCACATCACCGCCTTCGGGCCCTTCGCCGAACCCCAGACCATCGACTTCGACGCCCTCTCCGGCGCCGGGATCTTCCTGCTGCACGGCCCCACCGGAGCCGGTAAGACCTCCGTCCTCGACGCCGTCTGCTACGCCCTCTACGGATCCGTCCCCGGCTCCCGCCAGGCCCCCGGCACCACCCTGCGCAGCGACCACGCCGCCCCCGACACCCCCACCGAGGTCACCCTCGAGCTCACCGCGGGCGGCCGCCGCCTGGAGATCACCCGGCGCCCCGAACAGGACCGCCCCAAGAAGCGCGGCACCGGCACCACCAAGGACAAGGCCCAGTCCTGGCTCCGCGAGCACACCGGCGACGGCTGGACCGCGCTCAGCCGCTCCCACCAGGAGATCGGCGAGGAGGTCGAACAGCTCCTCGGCATGAGCCGGGAGCAGTTCTGCCAGGTCGTCCTGCTCCCCCAGGGGGAGTTCGCGCAGTTCCTGCGGGCCGGCGCCGAAGCCCGCGGCCGGCTCCTCGGCCGGCTCTTCGACACCCGCCGCTTCGCCGCCGTCGAGACCCTGCTCGCCGAACGGCGCCGCGCCGCCGAGGCCAAGGTCCGGGCCGGCGACGAGAAGGTCCTCGCCGCCGCCCAGCGGCTCGCCCAGGCCGCCGGACACTGCGCCGACCTGCGGGCCTGGCCGCTGCCCGGCCACCAGCCCGGCGACCCCGGCCTCGCCGAGGCCGTCCGCGCCTGGGCCGCCGTCGCCCGGTGCTCCGCCCGGGAGCGGCTCACCGTCGCCGAGTACGCGCTCGCCGCCGTCGAGGGACGCCACGCCGCGGCCCGCCGCGACGCCGAGGAGGCGCGGGAACTCGCCCGGCTCCAGCACCGCCACGCCGAGACCGCCCGCCGGGCGGAGCTGCTGGCACAGGCCGCCCCGGAGCGCGAGCGGGTACGGGCCCTGCTGGACAGGGCCCGCCGGGGCGCCCTCGTGGCCCCCGCCCTGGAACTGCGCGGGGCCGCGGCCGCCGCACACCTCACCGCCGCGCACGCCGAGACCCTGGCCCGCGCGGAGCTGCCCCCCGCCCTGGCCGGAGCCGGCACCGAACAGCTCGCCGCCGTCGAGCAGCGCCTGCGCGAGGACCTCGGCGCGGCCGGCGCCGCCCAGCGCGCCGAACAGCGCAGCGCCGAGATCGGCCGGGAGCGGGCCACGCTGGAGCGGGAGTCCCGGGACGCCGACGAGCGCCACCAGGAGTCCGCCGAGTGGCTCGCCCGCTGGGAGGCCACCCGGGCCGCCCTCCAGGAGCAGGTCGACTGCGCGCAGCAGGCCCTCACCCTCGCCGAGCAGCTCGCGGGGCGGCTGGAGCCCGCCCGGATGCAGCTCACCGCCGCCCGGCGGCGCGACACCCTCGCCGCCGACGCCGAAGCCGCCGCGGGCGAACTGCTGCGGGCGCGCGAGGAGTCGTCCGCCGCCCGGGAGAGCTGGCTGGAGCTGAAGGAGGCCCGGCTGCGCGGCATCGCCGCCGAGCTGGCCGCCGCGCTGACCCCCGGGGAGCCCTGCACGGTGTGCGGGTCCGCCGAGCACCCCGCCCCGGCCCGCCCCGCCCCAGGGCACGTCGACCGCGCCGCCGAGGACGCCGCCCACGCCCGCTTCGAGCAGGCCGAGGAGCGCAGGGCCGCCGTCGAGCGCCGGCTCGCCGCCGTCCGGGAGGCCGAGGCCGAGGCCGCCTCCGCCGCCGGGGACGCCACCACCGCCGAACTCCTCGACCTCACCGCCGAGCTGAGTGCCCGCCACGCCGCCGCCCACGCGGACGCCGCCGCGCTCCACACCGCCCGCGAACGGCTCGCCCGCGCCGAACGGGAGCACCAGGCGCGCAGCTCCGAGCGGCTCGACGCCGAGCGCCGGGCCGCCGCCCGGGCCTCCCGGCGCGAGGCCCTCGACGAGGAGCAGGCCTCCCTCGAAGCCGAACTGGTCCTCGTCCGCGCCGACTCGCCCAGCGTCGCCGCCCGCGCCCGCACCCTGGAGGACCGGATCCGGATGGTCACCACGGCCGCCGCCGCGCTGCGCCGGGCCGAGACCACCGCCGCCCGGCTGAAGGAGGCCGACGACCAGCTCGCCGCCGCCGCCTACAAGGCCGGGTTCGACACCACCGAGCAGGCCGCCGACGCCGTGCTCCCCGAGTACGAGCGCACCGCCCTCCAGCACCGCCTCGACGCCTGGCAGGCCGAGGAGGCGATGCTGGCCGACCGGCACGCCGAGCGGGACACCACCGCCGCGGCAGCCCTGCCCCCCGCCGATCCGGCCGCCGCCGCGGCCGCCGAGGAGCGGGCCGCCGCACGGCTGCGCTCCGCCGCCTCGGCCGTGGACGCCGCCCGGGTGCGGTGCGCCGAGCTGGACCGGCTCTCGCGCCAGGCGGAGCAGGAGCTGCGCGCCCTGGGCCCGCTGCGCGAGGCGTACGAGCGGGTGGCCCGGCTGGCCGGGCTCACCGCGGGCACCTCCGCCGACAACGAGCGCAAGATGCGCCTGGAGGCGTACGTGCTGGCGGCGCGGCTGGAGCAGGTCGCCGCCGCCGCGACCGTACGGCTGCTGCGGATGTCCGGCGGCCGCTACACCCTCGTCCACTCCGACGCCCGGTCCGGCGGACGCGGCCGCTCCGGCCTCGGGCTGCACGTGCTGGACGCGTGGACCGGCAGCGAGCGGGACACCGCCACCCTCTCGGGCGGCGAGACCTTCTTCGCCTCCCTCGCCCTCGCCCTGGGCCTGGCCGACGTGGTCACCGACGAGGCCGGCGGCATGCGCCTGGACACCCTCTTCATCGACGAGGGCTTCGGCAGCCTCGACGACCAGGCGCTGGACGAGGTGCTCGACGTACTGGACTCGCTGCGCGAGCGGGACCGCAGCGTCGGCATCGTCAGCCATGTCGGCGACCTGCGCACCCGGGTCCAGGCGCAGCTGGAGATCGTCAAGCAGCGCGGCGGCTCCGTGGTGCGCCACCGCACGGCGGGCATCACGGACTGA
- a CDS encoding Lrp/AsnC family transcriptional regulator has translation MTGYSPDATDWRILAALQQDGRASFTELARTVSMSASAVTERVRRLEEAGIITGYTAVVDHEKLGKAILALVRLRYPHGNYKPFHDFLEATSEILEAHHVTGDDCFVLKVAARSMAHLEEVTGRIAGLGPVTTSVVYSSPLARRPLSP, from the coding sequence ATGACCGGTTATTCCCCCGACGCCACCGACTGGCGGATCCTCGCGGCGCTCCAGCAGGACGGCCGCGCCAGCTTCACCGAACTCGCCCGCACCGTCTCGATGTCCGCGAGCGCCGTCACCGAGCGGGTCCGCCGCCTGGAGGAGGCCGGGATCATCACCGGCTACACGGCGGTGGTGGACCACGAGAAGCTGGGCAAGGCGATCCTGGCCCTGGTGCGGCTGCGCTATCCGCACGGCAACTACAAGCCGTTCCACGACTTCCTGGAGGCCACCTCCGAGATCCTGGAGGCCCACCACGTCACCGGGGACGACTGCTTCGTCCTCAAGGTGGCCGCCCGTTCGATGGCCCACCTGGAGGAGGTCACGGGCCGGATCGCCGGGCTGGGCCCGGTGACCACCAGCGTCGTGTACTCCTCCCCGCTCGCCCGTCGCCCGCTCAGTCCGTGA
- a CDS encoding rhodanese-like domain-containing protein → MTTTQNQTSTPATVNPVLRVPPASPAAAAAYFAASLAFHADVSDVAAAFKAHREQGADLGFQLIDSRSTPSWDQAHVPGAIHLPTALIPEQAEKLLDKDVPVVTYCWGPGCNGGTRSALALAELGFQVKEMLGGIEYWIREGFEVETWQGTQQRTEADPLTAPTDSDDCGC, encoded by the coding sequence ATGACGACGACGCAGAACCAGACCAGCACCCCCGCCACCGTCAACCCCGTGCTCCGGGTCCCCCCGGCGAGCCCGGCCGCCGCGGCCGCCTACTTCGCCGCCAGCCTGGCCTTCCACGCCGACGTGTCGGACGTCGCCGCCGCGTTCAAGGCCCACCGCGAGCAGGGCGCCGACCTCGGCTTCCAGCTGATCGACTCGCGCTCCACGCCGTCCTGGGACCAGGCCCACGTGCCCGGCGCCATCCACCTGCCCACCGCGCTGATCCCCGAGCAGGCCGAGAAGCTCCTGGACAAGGACGTCCCCGTGGTGACCTACTGCTGGGGCCCCGGCTGCAACGGCGGCACCCGCTCCGCCCTCGCCCTGGCCGAACTGGGCTTCCAGGTCAAGGAGATGCTCGGCGGCATCGAGTACTGGATCCGCGAGGGCTTCGAGGTCGAGACCTGGCAGGGTACCCAGCAGCGCACCGAGGCCGACCCGCTGACCGCGCCCACCGACTCGGACGACTGCGGCTGCTGA
- a CDS encoding DUF885 domain-containing protein, whose translation MPDTLQTDSAARLPRQVADAYVDDLIALDPIQGTYLGVAASSGRLPDYSPAGRAAVGELLRTTLARLDAAERLPGAGTDAERRCARLLRERLNAELAVHEADEDLRAVSNIHSPAHSVREVFTLTPADTEEEWSAIAERLRAVPACFAGYRESLALGLERGLLGSPRPAATFVEQLTTWAGQDGDGSRDFFGEFASAGPESLRAELDGAAAAATAAVAELRDWMRDVYAPAVADAPDPVGRERYARWSRYFNGTDLDLDEAYAYGWAEYHRLLAEMKAEAAKILPGEPNPWDALRHLDEHGTHIEGVDEVRAWLQGLMDEAIENLDGTHFELAERVKRVESMIAPPGGAAAPYYTNPSEDFSRPGRTWLPTMGQTRFPVYDLVSTWYHEGVPGHHLQLAQWTHVADQLSRYQATVGLVSANAEGWALYAERLMDELGYLKDAEQRLGYLDCQMMRATRVIVDIGMHLGLEIPADSPFHPGERWTVGLAQEFFGLHSGRPADFVESELTRYLSMPGQAIGYKLGERAWLLGRENARAAHGDSFDLKKWHMAALSQGSLGLDDLLDELSRL comes from the coding sequence ATGCCAGACACCCTCCAGACCGACAGCGCAGCGCGTCTGCCCCGCCAGGTCGCCGACGCCTACGTCGACGACCTCATCGCACTCGACCCGATCCAGGGCACCTACCTCGGCGTGGCCGCCAGCTCCGGCCGACTGCCCGACTACTCCCCCGCCGGCCGCGCCGCGGTCGGCGAACTGCTGCGCACCACCCTCGCCCGGCTGGACGCCGCCGAGCGCCTGCCCGGTGCCGGCACGGACGCCGAGCGCCGCTGCGCCCGGCTGCTGCGCGAGCGGCTGAACGCCGAACTCGCGGTGCACGAGGCCGACGAGGACCTGCGGGCCGTCAGCAACATCCACTCCCCCGCGCACTCCGTCCGCGAGGTGTTCACGCTCACCCCCGCCGACACGGAGGAGGAGTGGTCCGCGATCGCCGAGCGGCTGCGCGCCGTACCGGCCTGCTTCGCCGGCTACCGCGAGAGCCTCGCCCTCGGCCTGGAACGCGGACTGCTCGGCAGCCCGCGCCCCGCCGCCACCTTCGTCGAGCAGCTCACCACCTGGGCCGGCCAGGACGGCGACGGCTCCCGCGACTTCTTCGGCGAGTTCGCCTCCGCCGGGCCCGAGTCCCTGCGCGCGGAACTGGACGGGGCGGCGGCCGCCGCGACGGCCGCCGTAGCCGAACTGCGCGACTGGATGCGCGACGTGTACGCCCCGGCCGTCGCCGACGCGCCCGACCCGGTGGGCCGCGAGCGCTACGCCCGCTGGTCGCGCTACTTCAACGGCACGGACCTGGACCTGGACGAGGCGTACGCCTACGGCTGGGCCGAGTACCACCGGCTGCTCGCGGAGATGAAGGCCGAGGCGGCCAAGATCCTGCCCGGCGAGCCGAACCCGTGGGACGCGCTGCGCCACCTGGACGAGCACGGCACCCACATCGAGGGCGTCGACGAGGTCCGCGCGTGGCTGCAGGGGCTGATGGACGAGGCCATCGAGAACCTCGACGGCACCCACTTCGAACTCGCCGAGCGGGTCAAGCGGGTCGAGTCGATGATCGCGCCGCCCGGCGGCGCCGCGGCCCCGTACTACACCAACCCCTCCGAGGACTTCTCCCGGCCGGGCCGCACCTGGCTGCCGACGATGGGCCAGACCCGCTTCCCGGTGTACGACCTGGTCTCCACCTGGTACCACGAGGGCGTTCCGGGCCACCACCTGCAGCTCGCCCAGTGGACGCACGTCGCCGACCAGCTCTCCCGCTACCAGGCGACCGTGGGGCTCGTCAGCGCCAACGCCGAGGGCTGGGCGCTGTACGCGGAGCGCCTGATGGACGAGCTCGGCTACCTCAAGGACGCCGAGCAGCGGCTGGGTTACCTGGACTGCCAGATGATGCGCGCCACGCGCGTGATCGTGGACATCGGCATGCACCTGGGCCTGGAGATCCCGGCCGACTCGCCGTTCCACCCGGGCGAGCGCTGGACCGTCGGCCTGGCGCAGGAGTTCTTCGGTCTGCACAGCGGCCGCCCGGCGGACTTCGTGGAGAGCGAGCTGACCCGCTACCTGTCGATGCCCGGCCAGGCCATCGGGTACAAGCTGGGCGAGCGCGCCTGGCTGCTGGGGCGGGAGAACGCCCGTGCCGCGCACGGTGACTCCTTCGACCTGAAGAAGTGGCACATGGCGGCACTGTCGCAGGGGTCGCTGGGCCTGGACGACCTGCTGGACGAGCTGTCGCGGCTCTGA
- a CDS encoding GNAT family N-acetyltransferase: MTDRNPASAAQRPHRHHWRRDLVELAALFCAVAVADGIANLVAHGPDGPVLLVASAVALLVTAAFHTWWARRHSHAPPPPAKAPSDTVTPAAGTAPANPALWRMRTTVRDEPGSLAALCTALAREGVDILTLQTHPLPEGGTVDEFLLRSPRELAAADLTRAVAQAGGRSTWIERADAHDLVDAPTRVLGLATRTALDAAELPLALRQLLGRCTIQSIPATTLSGRPNTGADAPVEGVLESTVMRLRDPSGGAITVERPHLPFTPTEFARARALVELDARLGHRMPRSQDVLTLPEGNEITVRRADGSDLAAARAMHERCSERTLGLRYHGPVADADRYLGHLLSPRFGRTLTATTASGRLVALGHLLWDGDETEVALLIEDDWQRRGIGSQLLRRLIAMAVEAGCDSVYAVTQASNTGMVAAMRGLGLPLDYQIEEGTLVITARLDATPVVSRLPYELPRAQAPYGNRQHPGR; this comes from the coding sequence ATGACTGACCGTAACCCCGCCTCCGCCGCCCAGCGCCCCCACCGCCACCACTGGCGCCGGGACCTCGTCGAACTCGCCGCCCTGTTCTGCGCCGTCGCGGTCGCCGACGGCATCGCCAACCTCGTCGCGCACGGCCCGGACGGCCCCGTCCTGCTGGTCGCCTCGGCCGTCGCGCTCCTGGTCACCGCGGCCTTCCACACCTGGTGGGCACGCCGGCACAGCCATGCGCCGCCCCCGCCGGCGAAGGCCCCCTCCGATACCGTCACCCCCGCCGCGGGGACCGCGCCCGCCAACCCGGCCCTCTGGCGGATGCGGACGACCGTGCGCGACGAGCCCGGCAGCCTCGCCGCGCTGTGCACCGCGCTCGCCCGCGAGGGCGTCGACATCCTGACCCTGCAGACGCACCCCCTCCCCGAGGGCGGCACGGTCGACGAGTTCCTGCTGCGCAGCCCGCGCGAACTGGCGGCCGCCGACCTGACCCGCGCCGTCGCCCAGGCCGGCGGCCGCAGCACCTGGATCGAGCGCGCCGACGCCCATGACCTGGTGGACGCCCCCACCCGGGTCCTGGGCCTGGCCACCCGCACCGCCCTGGACGCCGCCGAACTCCCGCTCGCGCTGCGCCAGCTGCTCGGCCGCTGCACCATCCAGTCGATCCCCGCCACCACCCTCTCCGGCCGCCCCAACACGGGCGCCGACGCCCCCGTCGAGGGCGTCCTGGAGTCCACGGTGATGCGGCTGCGCGACCCCTCGGGCGGTGCGATCACCGTCGAGCGGCCCCACCTGCCCTTCACCCCGACGGAGTTCGCCCGCGCCCGCGCCCTCGTCGAGCTCGACGCGCGCCTCGGGCACCGGATGCCGCGGAGCCAGGACGTGCTGACGCTGCCCGAGGGCAACGAGATCACCGTGCGCCGTGCCGACGGCTCCGACCTGGCGGCCGCCCGCGCCATGCACGAGCGGTGCAGCGAGCGCACCCTGGGCCTGCGCTACCACGGCCCGGTCGCCGACGCCGACCGCTACCTCGGCCACCTGCTCAGCCCCCGCTTCGGCCGCACCCTCACCGCCACCACCGCCTCCGGCAGGCTCGTCGCCCTCGGCCACCTGCTGTGGGACGGCGACGAGACCGAGGTGGCCCTGCTCATCGAGGACGACTGGCAGCGCCGCGGCATCGGTTCGCAGCTGCTGCGCCGGCTCATCGCCATGGCCGTCGAGGCCGGGTGCGACAGCGTGTACGCCGTCACGCAGGCCTCCAACACCGGGATGGTCGCGGCCATGCGCGGCCTCGGCCTGCCCCTCGACTACCAGATCGAGGAGGGCACCCTGGTGATCACCGCCCGCCTCGACGCGACCCCGGTCGTCTCGCGCCTGCCGTACGAACTGCCCCGCGCGCAGGCCCCGTACGGGAACCGGCAGCACCCCGGGCGCTGA